One genomic window of Paenibacillus xylanilyticus includes the following:
- a CDS encoding chemotaxis protein CheW, with product MEELKVIVFKLGSEEYGIEVEKVQTIERMMPITRVPKTFSFVKGVINLRGVVIPVIDLRGRFSLPETEYTDQTRIVIVAVGEMQVGFIVDAANDVIDIKSSAIDSPPEVVGGVKARYLRGVAKLENERLLIMLNLHEVLNKSEVVQLESVEG from the coding sequence ATGGAAGAATTGAAAGTCATCGTCTTTAAACTAGGATCTGAGGAATACGGTATCGAGGTTGAAAAAGTTCAGACGATTGAACGCATGATGCCAATTACTCGTGTCCCTAAGACATTTTCCTTCGTAAAAGGGGTTATTAATCTTCGCGGGGTTGTTATCCCTGTTATCGACTTGCGTGGTCGGTTCTCTCTGCCTGAAACAGAATATACGGATCAAACTCGAATTGTCATTGTAGCTGTAGGTGAAATGCAGGTTGGATTCATTGTTGACGCTGCCAATGATGTAATTGACATTAAGAGCAGCGCAATTGACAGTCCGCCGGAAGTAGTGGGTGGAGTAAAAGCGAGATATCTGCGCGGAGTGGCTAAATTGGAAAATGAGCGTTTGTTGATCATGCTTAATCTGCATGAAGTTTTGAATAAAAGCGAAGTTGTACAGCTGGAAAGTGTCGAGGGCTAA
- a CDS encoding protein-glutamate methylesterase/protein-glutamine glutaminase: MAVYQVLVVDDSAFMRKIVTDLIEADPEFKVAATASTGKEAIEKAVDLKPDVITMDVEMPEMNGLDALKSIMQKSSVPVIMLSGINEQGMKETIMALEAGAFDFIRKPSISHDQDIAQVGKALVERMRAAMNEIKRKAEREESLKQTKEIQEHLLRQSQRVQRDAPAQVRRKPAQKRIDPVQPVTRPNSEPSERPPSKVLHRNMPLADQKKERPDKKLEAGKSPDRVPNTREAKVPKPIKPLHTPKELRNAEPIRSAMEQTAASSSQPLPKAVTGTDSAFNKIVAIGCSTGGPRALKTLLEELPADLPAPVIIVQHMPPNFTRSLAQRLNTFSPLHVVEAEEGMVLKKGSAYIAPGGYHIVVTKTTDGKYILKLTEQHPVNGHRPSVDTMFESLLPFTSLQRHLVLLTGMGSDGARMMKKLYEAGVTSTFAENEETCVVYGMPRSAVELQCVRHLLPLQEIAPKLVQAVK; encoded by the coding sequence ATGGCGGTGTATCAAGTACTGGTTGTCGATGATTCCGCTTTTATGCGCAAAATTGTCACGGATTTGATTGAAGCTGACCCGGAATTTAAAGTTGCGGCAACAGCTTCAACCGGCAAGGAAGCAATTGAAAAAGCAGTGGATTTAAAGCCTGATGTAATTACGATGGATGTAGAAATGCCTGAGATGAATGGGCTGGATGCATTGAAATCGATCATGCAGAAGTCATCGGTGCCTGTAATTATGCTATCAGGTATCAATGAGCAAGGTATGAAGGAAACCATCATGGCGCTTGAGGCAGGAGCTTTTGATTTTATACGTAAGCCTTCCATTTCACATGATCAGGATATTGCTCAGGTAGGCAAGGCCCTCGTCGAGCGGATGCGGGCGGCCATGAACGAAATCAAGCGAAAAGCAGAGCGTGAGGAGTCTTTAAAACAGACGAAAGAGATTCAGGAACATCTCTTGCGTCAATCTCAGCGAGTACAGCGTGATGCTCCTGCACAAGTTCGCAGAAAACCCGCTCAAAAAAGGATTGATCCTGTTCAACCAGTTACAAGGCCGAACAGTGAACCAAGTGAGCGACCACCGTCCAAGGTGCTGCATCGAAACATGCCGCTGGCGGACCAGAAAAAAGAGCGACCAGACAAAAAACTGGAAGCTGGAAAGAGCCCAGATCGTGTCCCTAATACAAGAGAAGCTAAGGTGCCTAAACCGATTAAGCCTCTTCACACTCCGAAGGAGTTGCGGAATGCTGAACCAATACGGTCGGCAATGGAGCAAACGGCTGCATCCTCAAGTCAACCATTACCAAAAGCAGTAACGGGGACTGATAGTGCATTCAACAAAATTGTTGCAATTGGCTGCTCTACGGGAGGCCCAAGAGCCCTTAAAACTTTGCTTGAGGAACTGCCCGCTGATTTGCCTGCACCTGTCATTATTGTGCAGCACATGCCACCCAATTTTACAAGGTCTCTGGCACAACGGCTGAATACCTTCAGTCCGCTGCATGTCGTTGAGGCTGAAGAAGGTATGGTTCTCAAGAAAGGTTCCGCTTATATCGCTCCTGGTGGATATCACATCGTCGTAACTAAAACAACCGATGGAAAGTATATCCTGAAGCTTACGGAGCAGCATCCGGTGAATGGCCATCGGCCTTCAGTGGATACGATGTTTGAGTCGTTATTGCCTTTTACGTCGCTTCAGCGGCATTTAGTTTTGCTGACGGGTATGGGCAGTGATGGAGCGAGAATGATGAAAAAGCTTTATGAAGCGGGTGTAACTTCTACCTTTGCGGAAAATGAAGAGACCTGTGTGGTGTATGGAATGCCGCGTTCAGCTGTAGAGCTGCAATGCGTACGTCATCTTCTGCCTTTGCAGGAGATCGCCCCAAAACTTGTTCAAGCAGTGAAATAA
- a CDS encoding chemotaxis protein CheC — protein MFNRFEGFQMDVLKEVGNIGAGNAATALSQLLNRPIDMGVPTVQMLPFEEVAEKVGGDERIVVTVFLRVEGEAPGNLFFMMTPEAAKMLLNRLAGFELKDGLMFSDMEQSALSEIGNILAGSYLSSLADFTKLSMYPTVPGLAIDMAGAILSYGLLQFGEMGDDALLIDTSFFEGEDQVEGQFFLIPDPLSFAKIFESLGVPLDHD, from the coding sequence ATGTTCAACCGATTTGAGGGATTCCAAATGGATGTGCTCAAAGAGGTCGGTAACATTGGAGCAGGCAACGCCGCAACCGCGTTGTCTCAACTTCTAAATAGACCGATTGACATGGGCGTGCCGACAGTACAGATGCTCCCTTTTGAAGAAGTGGCTGAAAAAGTGGGCGGTGACGAACGAATCGTGGTGACTGTCTTTTTACGTGTTGAAGGCGAGGCACCGGGTAATCTGTTCTTCATGATGACCCCGGAAGCCGCCAAAATGCTGCTTAACCGACTTGCTGGTTTTGAGCTGAAAGATGGCCTCATGTTTTCGGATATGGAACAGTCTGCATTATCGGAAATCGGTAATATTCTGGCTGGATCATATCTTTCATCACTTGCAGATTTCACCAAACTGTCGATGTATCCAACGGTTCCCGGACTTGCTATTGACATGGCAGGGGCAATACTCAGCTATGGACTGCTGCAATTTGGCGAAATGGGAGACGATGCACTTTTGATTGACACATCGTTCTTCGAAGGAGAAGATCAGGTGGAAGGTCAATTTTTCCTGATTCCCGATCCATTGTCATTTGCCAAGATATTTGAATCTTTAGGGGTGCCTCTGGATCATGATTGA
- a CDS encoding chemotaxis protein CheA codes for MDMNQYLSMFIDESNDHLQSLNDNMLQLEGNPEDLGIVQVIFRSAHTLKGMAATMGFEDLASLTHKMENVLDLVRNEKLKMQDYIFDTLFKSLDALESMVQDITSGGEGKADVSAIVASLQVIESGEWTGGETPTATTTAKQVESISLAVDLDEFQYSVLDQSIAEGHRVFYIDVLVSEDSQLKGVRAYMVFDLLERSGEVVKSFPTVQDIEQEKFERSFSLYYITTKEAQELEKSILSISEIESAKVIQLDQETLQQMTNQAAAAVEAETVAIATAVSQEIATAVKTEEKPAAKQPVAPTKQGAAPSRTIRVDIERLDVLMNLFSELLIDRSRLEQLASETGNNDLSDTVAHLSRVSSDLQNIVLKLRMVPVDTVFNRFPRMIRDLAKTLDKKIDLVITGAETELDRTVIDEIGDPLVHLLRNAVDHGVESIAERVAAGKPEMGTVNLRAFHSGNHVFIEIEDDGKGIYREKLLQTAIKRGVVTEEQGAKMSDDEVNQLLFAPGFSTADKISDISGRGVGLDVVKSKITSLGGNVTIHSTPGKGTNFSVQLPLTLSIIAAMLVRVGSEKYAIPLSSIVETAIVQREQVRNIHGNKMITFRESLIPYLSLNEVFGVPDFNDEDESETEIVVIRKGDRLAAVSVEEFIGQSEIVLKSMGTYLPSIEGISGATILGDGQVALIVDPNAFIK; via the coding sequence ATGGACATGAACCAATACTTATCCATGTTTATTGATGAGTCTAATGATCATCTGCAATCCCTTAACGACAATATGCTTCAACTCGAAGGCAATCCGGAGGATCTGGGTATAGTCCAAGTCATCTTCCGCTCTGCTCATACTTTGAAAGGTATGGCTGCAACAATGGGCTTTGAGGATTTGGCATCATTGACTCACAAAATGGAAAATGTGTTAGATCTTGTGCGTAATGAGAAATTGAAAATGCAGGACTATATTTTTGATACTCTGTTTAAGAGTTTGGACGCGCTTGAATCCATGGTTCAGGATATTACCAGTGGTGGAGAAGGTAAAGCCGATGTTTCCGCAATTGTCGCTTCCCTTCAAGTCATTGAAAGTGGTGAATGGACAGGTGGTGAAACTCCAACTGCTACAACAACGGCTAAGCAGGTAGAAAGCATTTCATTAGCTGTTGATCTGGATGAATTCCAATATTCTGTTCTAGACCAGTCTATCGCGGAAGGGCATCGAGTTTTCTACATTGATGTGCTTGTTAGTGAGGATAGTCAGCTGAAAGGTGTACGTGCCTACATGGTTTTTGATCTCTTGGAGCGTTCGGGTGAAGTTGTGAAGTCTTTCCCTACGGTTCAGGATATTGAGCAGGAGAAGTTTGAGCGCAGTTTCTCGTTGTATTACATAACAACCAAAGAAGCGCAGGAACTGGAAAAAAGTATTTTAAGCATTTCTGAGATAGAAAGTGCCAAAGTCATTCAGCTAGATCAAGAAACTCTTCAGCAGATGACCAATCAGGCTGCAGCTGCAGTTGAAGCTGAAACAGTCGCCATAGCAACAGCTGTATCACAAGAGATCGCAACTGCGGTCAAAACAGAAGAAAAACCAGCAGCCAAACAGCCTGTTGCACCAACTAAACAGGGGGCCGCACCTTCGCGTACGATCCGAGTGGATATTGAGCGATTGGATGTACTGATGAATTTATTCAGCGAATTGCTGATTGATCGGTCGCGTCTGGAGCAGTTGGCAAGTGAAACGGGTAATAATGATCTATCCGATACTGTGGCTCATCTTAGCAGAGTGAGCTCAGACCTGCAAAATATCGTTCTCAAGCTGCGGATGGTACCTGTAGATACCGTATTTAACCGGTTCCCACGAATGATTCGTGACCTAGCCAAAACATTGGATAAAAAAATTGACCTGGTCATTACTGGTGCAGAAACCGAATTGGATCGTACGGTCATTGACGAAATCGGTGACCCACTGGTGCATTTGCTGCGTAACGCTGTGGACCACGGTGTCGAATCCATCGCAGAACGTGTTGCTGCCGGAAAACCGGAAATGGGTACAGTTAACCTTCGAGCTTTCCACAGTGGCAATCATGTTTTCATTGAGATTGAAGATGACGGCAAAGGAATTTATCGTGAGAAGCTTTTACAAACTGCCATTAAACGCGGTGTCGTGACGGAAGAGCAGGGTGCGAAGATGAGCGACGATGAAGTTAATCAGCTTTTATTCGCTCCTGGTTTCAGTACAGCTGACAAAATCTCGGATATCTCTGGTCGCGGAGTAGGTTTGGACGTTGTAAAATCCAAAATCACTTCGCTTGGGGGTAATGTAACCATCCATTCCACACCAGGCAAAGGCACTAATTTCTCGGTTCAACTGCCATTGACGTTGTCAATTATCGCAGCAATGCTTGTACGAGTTGGTTCCGAGAAATATGCGATTCCGTTGTCCTCCATCGTGGAGACGGCCATTGTGCAGCGTGAACAAGTTCGTAATATTCATGGTAATAAAATGATTACGTTCCGTGAATCCCTCATTCCGTACTTGTCGCTAAACGAAGTGTTTGGCGTACCTGATTTCAATGATGAGGATGAGTCGGAAACAGAAATCGTTGTCATCCGCAAAGGAGATCGTCTAGCAGCGGTTTCCGTGGAAGAGTTTATCGGACAGAGCGAGATTGTTCTCAAATCCATGGGAACCTATCTTCCTTCCATTGAAGGAATCTCCGGAGCAACCATCCTGGGAGATGGACAAGTAGCTCTCATCGTTGATCCTAACGCATTTATTAAATAA
- a CDS encoding FliA/WhiG family RNA polymerase sigma factor, translating into MDERKASHLNHADLWEKWKEHGDLEAKKLLIEKYLHIVNYVSGRLAVGLPKNVPKDDLESNGVMGLIDALEKFDYERGLQFETYASWRVRGAILDGLRQGDWVPRSVREKAKRIEDAYQQLEQTYLRSVSDEEMSQYLDVSTKDFQHMLQEVAVMSLCSLEDPIREEESETRLSLMVDEKAKNPDYKVNEFYLKDALVQGLDKLTVKERTVVSLLYYEDLSLSEIAEVMSLSPSRISQLHSKAILRLRGTLEKQKDLLMRKD; encoded by the coding sequence TTGGACGAGCGTAAAGCTTCACATTTGAACCATGCTGATCTGTGGGAAAAGTGGAAAGAGCACGGAGATCTGGAAGCCAAGAAATTGTTGATTGAAAAATATCTTCATATTGTAAATTATGTATCTGGCCGTTTGGCAGTGGGGTTACCCAAAAACGTTCCTAAAGATGATCTTGAAAGTAACGGTGTCATGGGACTAATCGATGCTCTTGAGAAATTCGACTATGAACGAGGTCTTCAATTTGAGACGTACGCCTCATGGCGAGTTCGTGGAGCGATCCTGGATGGTTTGCGTCAAGGAGACTGGGTTCCCCGTTCCGTGCGAGAAAAGGCTAAACGAATCGAAGATGCTTATCAGCAGTTGGAGCAAACCTATCTACGGTCAGTAAGCGATGAAGAAATGAGTCAGTATCTAGACGTGTCGACAAAGGACTTCCAACATATGCTCCAGGAAGTAGCGGTAATGTCACTGTGCTCTCTTGAAGACCCGATTCGGGAAGAAGAGTCAGAGACTCGTCTTTCTTTAATGGTCGATGAAAAGGCCAAAAATCCGGATTACAAAGTAAATGAGTTTTATCTGAAAGATGCGTTAGTTCAGGGACTGGATAAGTTGACAGTAAAAGAGAGAACAGTGGTTTCCCTCTTATATTATGAAGATTTATCACTTAGTGAGATTGCTGAAGTAATGTCTCTTTCACCGTCACGTATATCTCAATTGCATTCCAAAGCAATTTTAAGATTGCGTGGAACGCTAGAGAAACAAAAAGATTTGTTGATGCGCAAAGATTAA
- a CDS encoding MinD/ParA family protein, with protein MKDQAASLRSLVSAPSALDKTLRSGRSSKILTIASGKGGVGKSNFTLNFALALQTLGRKVLVFDADIGMANIDVLMGTSSSYNLYHLLYRQKSIQEIIQLGANGLPYIAGGSGMKELFSLSDRDLEFFAEQVEMVAQEMDYVIFDTGAGLSRENMKFIGAADECVIITTPEPTSITDAYALVKVMHGQENATPFRMVVNRVENEQESEQVAEKIAGVAKRFLQTDIPLLGYVSEDPNVVKAVKRQVPYSLAYPHSKASRDIQRLALRYLAEPAVNEAETLTGIRGFMKKWLRKTT; from the coding sequence ATGAAGGACCAGGCAGCCTCTCTTCGAAGTTTGGTGTCAGCACCGAGTGCATTGGACAAAACCCTGCGCAGTGGACGCTCTTCGAAAATCTTAACGATTGCCAGCGGCAAAGGCGGGGTAGGGAAATCCAATTTCACGTTAAACTTTGCCCTTGCGCTGCAAACGCTGGGCAGGAAGGTACTGGTATTTGACGCAGATATCGGAATGGCTAATATTGATGTTCTTATGGGGACTTCATCTTCCTATAATCTGTATCATTTATTGTATCGGCAGAAGTCCATACAGGAAATCATTCAGCTTGGTGCGAATGGACTACCATACATTGCTGGTGGATCTGGCATGAAAGAGTTATTTTCGTTGTCGGACCGTGATTTGGAATTCTTTGCAGAGCAAGTGGAAATGGTTGCGCAGGAAATGGACTACGTCATATTTGATACTGGAGCGGGGCTCTCCCGTGAGAATATGAAGTTTATTGGTGCAGCTGACGAATGTGTGATTATAACCACACCTGAACCCACTTCCATAACAGATGCATATGCACTGGTTAAAGTGATGCATGGTCAGGAAAATGCTACACCTTTTCGGATGGTCGTTAACCGTGTTGAAAATGAACAAGAGTCGGAACAGGTGGCGGAAAAAATAGCAGGAGTAGCCAAGCGTTTTTTACAAACGGATATCCCCCTGCTTGGGTATGTTTCTGAAGATCCGAATGTTGTTAAAGCGGTGAAGAGACAAGTGCCTTACAGCTTGGCTTATCCCCATTCAAAAGCTTCCAGAGATATACAGCGGCTAGCCCTTCGATATTTGGCTGAACCTGCGGTTAATGAAGCCGAAACCTTGACAGGAATCAGGGGATTTATGAAAAAGTGGCTTAGGAAGACAACATGA
- a CDS encoding chemotaxis protein CheD: MIEEKSVVKVGMADLNIAHLPGIIRTTGLGSCVGLTMYDPQLKLAGMAHVMLPSSEIAREGKLNTAKYADTALPELLEKMLKLGASRSRIVSKMAGGAQMFAFSGAGDTMRIGPRNAESCREWLQKLNIPLLAEDTGGNYGRTIEMDCETGILNIRSVQMGVKEL; this comes from the coding sequence ATGATTGAAGAAAAAAGCGTCGTTAAAGTCGGTATGGCGGATTTGAACATTGCTCACCTTCCTGGCATAATCCGCACGACAGGGCTTGGCTCTTGTGTGGGGTTAACGATGTATGATCCACAGTTGAAGCTGGCTGGAATGGCGCATGTGATGCTTCCTTCTTCAGAGATTGCAAGAGAAGGAAAATTGAACACAGCTAAATATGCCGATACGGCGTTGCCTGAGTTATTAGAAAAGATGTTAAAACTCGGTGCATCTCGTTCACGTATCGTGTCCAAAATGGCGGGTGGTGCTCAGATGTTTGCTTTTTCAGGAGCCGGAGATACCATGCGTATTGGGCCGAGGAATGCGGAGTCTTGCCGGGAATGGTTGCAAAAGCTTAATATTCCTCTTCTTGCTGAAGACACTGGTGGAAATTACGGCCGGACCATTGAAATGGACTGTGAAACAGGGATTTTAAATATTAGAAGTGTACAAATGGGTGTAAAGGAATTATAA